In Octopus bimaculoides isolate UCB-OBI-ISO-001 chromosome 5, ASM119413v2, whole genome shotgun sequence, a genomic segment contains:
- the LOC106877783 gene encoding kelch-like protein 10, producing the protein MHEYNIINVSNIVIYGGWNLIEKREEKNEKQKCHVSVAIIGLQIYALGGFNGQTELKSAERYNHPRNQWTLIQDMNYQRSDAGATALNDILYICGGFSGQQYLNCAEFYSPKTNQWTLIAPMNSIRCGLSIIAYCDFIYALGGFSGVTRVTSAERYDPSVNKWQSIETMSIPRSNFAATILDDKVFVIGGVADENSIYNVEYYDIVTEKWHNVSHMNIHRRALSACVLEGLPNTYQYIAHRHQSENSGKQRAINKEQ; encoded by the exons atgcatgaatataatattattaatgtgaGTAACATAGTCATCTACGGAGGCTGGAATTTGATCGAGAAACGTGAAGAGAAGAACGAAAAACAGAA ATGTCACGTGAGTGTTGCCATCATTGGCCTCCAGATCTATGCCTTGGGAGGTTTCAATGGACAGACGGAACTTAAGAGTGCCGAACGTTATAATCACCCTAGAAACCAGTGGACATTAATCCAAGATATGAACTATCAGCGCAGTGATGCAGGTGCCACAGCACTAAATG ATATATTGTACATCTGTGGTGGCTTCAGTGGTCAGCAGTACCTGAACTGTGCTGAATTCTATTCGCCTAAAACCAACCAATGGACACTAATAGCTCCCATGAACAGCATCCGTTGCGGTCTCAGCATCATTGCATATTGTGACTTCATTTACGCACTGGGTGGCTTCAGTGGTGTAACCAGAGTGACCTCTGCAGAACGCTATGATCCTTCTGTCAACAAGTGGCAGTCTATTGAGACAATGTCGATCCCTAGAAGTAATTTTGCAGCTACT ATTTTAGACGACAAGGTATTTGTAATTGGAGGCGTGGCCGACGAGAACAGTATATACAACGTAGAATATTACGACATTGTTACTGAAAAATG GCATAATGTAAGTCACATGAACATTCACAGACGAGCCCTCAGCGCATGCGTCCTCGAGGGTCTCCCCAATACCTACCAGTATATTGCGCATCGACATCAAAGCGAAAATTCCGGAAAACAACGTGCCATTAACAAAGAACAGTAA